The region GCCACTACGTTCTTAAAAGCTGCATGCTGAGTCTCTGCTGGATCCACCTCTTCTTAACCCTGACAGTATGTTTGATTCACGTGGTGCCAGCACTCCACCCAAGACCTGTTCCCAAAGACACCACTTTACCACCTGTAGTTTTTAAAGCCCCACAGGTGATCTTAATGTAATTTATGATCCAATGCGATTTAAGATCCTACTGAGATCCTCAGTGATTATAAACCACTGGGTGCTATATTCCAGGAGGTCCCAGGAAAGAGTCTGTGCTCAACCCTTTGGTTATCACTACCAAGTAACTAAGACCTCGCCTGACCCTCACCAGGGTGAGGGAAACCTTTTAGACACTGCCTCACTACAAATTTCCTTAAACTAAAACACTATATGTAAGCTTTCCCTTGCAGCCTCCAATGCCTACAAGTGACCCTGCTTGACCCTCTGACCTGAAGACTCACCCTTGCAATGGGTTCTGGTATCAATTCTGTCCTTGGTCAAATGGAACTATTTAAGGAGATTTAATGCTCCAATTCCATGACTCAACATCAAGATATTAGTAACAATAACCATTTATCGAGAGCTTACATGTGCCAAGCAGGGTGTTAAGTGCTTTACAgtgtgttaactcatttaatcatcacgCTGACTATGAGGTAGATACTCTGATAATACTTatcttacagataaagaaactgaatctTATGGAAACTAAATAACACACCCTAGGTCGCCCTGCTAACTAGCAGAGCCTGGATTTTCATCCAGTTCTGCCTGACTGCAGACCCCATATTCCTGGTCACTCTCCGTACTCACATCTCCACGTGCATGCCCCAGAGCATCCTCAGCTCCAGTTGGAAATGTTTCCCTCTCACCACAATCCTCTCCTCCTGTCCTCTCCCAGCTAATGTCAGTTCCCCACTCCTATCACTTAAATGGAAACTTCTACATCCTCCCTGACACCCATCACCCATGGCAACTTGTTGGTCCCTGTGTTCTTTCAATGTTACCCTCAGTGGCTCTCaaatcttctctcctttttcctaTCCTCAGTTGGTTCTTTCCAAGATTATTTTAGTAAATCCTACAAACAGTTCACCTATCCTAGTCTTATATTTTTCTCCCTAACCCCCACTTTGCTGGTCCTCAGTTTGATCATTTGGTAGGGCAAATCTGGTATCACTTCAAGGCTGAGAATACTTCAGTGATGAAATGAGTCCCATATGATACAACACTGATTTCCTAGCTAAGTGTCCCTCAAAATGCAGCTTCAACTTACTTTTTCAAAGTCCTGTCCTCCTGCTCCCTGGCCCCTTCTTCCCCATAAACACTGCATACACTTTGCTAAAGATGATAAACTGGGGACCCACAGACAGGTTCTGGTCCAAAGATACGCAGCACCACATTGGTCCCCCCAGTTCTActgtgtgggtgagtgtgtgcatgtgtgtattaaCTGTCACCACCTAAATAATTGGGAGAATTCATGCAAAAATTCGGATCTCTTACTTCTCTTGAAACATTACTTCACCAGCTGCCCAGTCCTCTTCACCCTATGTTGTGCCCCAAACCAACTCACCTCCCACATTTAAGTGACCTGCATGACCTTGTGGCCATTTGAGTTTGTCATCTCTACATGCTGGGCCATTGGAAGGCATCTAAGTGCACCGTGTACCTTCATACCTTTGTAACTTTGTTCATGTTTCTTCAGATTGAGTATCCTTTCTCCTTCTGGAGAAGTAACTTTTAAGGAAACCAAAAAAGTATCACCATTCCTGTGAGGTCATAACAAAATCAGTCACCTTTTGCTCAATGATTCCATAAAGCTTTATCTGTATTTCTACTACAGATGTCCCCAGACTGTTAACAGTAGTTGTATGTCTTCTCCTGGTTAGACTGGGAACACCTTGGAAGCAGACTGTTTTGTCCCGTCCCACAGTGTCTACCATCACGCCTCACCCACGGTCTACATTCTGCAGGCACTGAGGAAAGCCAATTGAAATCAGAAGCTCTTTTTGCTCTTCATTATTTTCAATCCCACATTTCTGAAACTAAACTAATAAAGGACTTCATAGTTTAAGGACCAGTGAAATTATTGTTTCATATGAGCTTCCTGAGCAAATGTAGGTTTCTAAAGCCTCTTTAGTAAGGCTATATAGCTAGTTATGAGAGTTGGCTCTACCTGACATCTCTGTCTGTCATGCAGAGAAGTATGTAACTACAATTCCCTCTCCTCCATAGTATTGCCCATATGatcaaataattacatttttttcaaaacactttAAGACTTATAACAAATTTCTTACATGGTAATTACTTCACTAATCAGGTCTGCATCTTTACCTAGAGTTTCAAATCTCATACACTGTAAACTTCCTTTTATTTCACTGTATCTTTGAGACTTTATTTCCACTTCTTTTTATACtttctattaaagtagaataccTTCTTAAAAACAGAAGTATAATAGACACATATGATGTTAGTTTTGGGTGtataatatagtgattcaacaattatatacactacaaaatgctcaccatgctaAGTGTAGccaccatctatcaccataccaagtgaTTACAATGTAGTTGACTATACTCCCTATGCtgttttcatccccatgatttatttatattataactggaattttgtacctcttaatccaaaaaataaagtggaagaataCCGAACGTCTAAGACTCTAGATCCAGGTTGATAAAGGAGATACAACATTTCTTATAAGATAAACAGTAGGTAGCATGAAGACCTTGTTACAGGGATGCCCAAAGTAGACATGAGGAAAAGGATTTTACACCCTCTTTTGGAGAAGTAAGAATGAAGGACCACAGATTCCTTGGAAGTgaactctgagaagaaaagacCAGATTCTTTTCGGAGCTGCCTCTGTTTTTTGCTAGGACTACCTGCGGACAGCCCGAAGCCCCAGGCAACTGACTATAATGCCTGGTAATATGTGAAAGACTAATAATATTTTGCTGCCTCCATTTCTTCTCCTGCTATTAGAACTGAATGTGGAGCAGGTGTGAGCAGGGAAGCAGAAAAATGCCTTTGCAAGTTGTAAATTAGCCTGATCGTGAGCTAAACTCATGGGCATCTCTGAGGAACCCCATTCCTACCCAAAGGCATTCCAGGGGGATGAAGGGAATCTCACAGGAACCACACAGTCTGCAGTATATCTACAGTCCAAGATGGAATGCCAAAAATTTCAGACTTAGATTTAAATCTTTGTaatagttttctttccttgtgatCTGATTTCCTCAAAATTAATCAAGAGGGATTTTGTGTCTGCACTGTGGACTTCAGTTAACAGTATTAGATACTGTTGAACTCTGAAAACACATCTGACAGATTTCCAGATGCAGTATTAAATCATCTCCCAAATTGTTTTAATCCTAGGAGCTAAACAACCTACATGATGAAAAACTgacacagcatttttttttcaaaatagattTGTTTCCCCATCAGAGGTAATcacctttcacttttttttttaatgttcttagcCAGCAGTTTTCAATCAGTGTGGTTAGCTGCATGTCAAGAATAGAGGAAAGGAtagttttaaaatagttttaaagtCCATGAAACTgctgtatgaaaaaaaaaaatcctatttgtCTTCCTTTAAGAAATTATTTAGTGCTTAGCCTGAgcattttaatctttttctgtCCAAATGGTCTATCcagtcctttaaaaaaacaaaaacaaaactatattTCAGTTTTTGTTCTAAGAATTGAAAAAGTATCTTTTTCTGTATGAACCTAAAGGCTTGCTAAGGAAGCTGTGTTATTAAATACAAAAAGTTGGGCAGGGCTTGATTctgatttattttgtctttaaatggtctttttaaacaacaaatttgatgaTTTACAATAATAATCTATGAAATTCAGTGTGTGCATAGGccttaaagattttttaaaataataggacCAAAATTTTGACCATCATCTTGTATATTAATATGACTTGTCCATATGATACTTCAAACCTGGAACTAGAAAACCTGGCCCTTGTCTCCCACCTTAACTAGGCCTCAATTTTGTAACCTGGAAAATGAAGATTGAATTAGGTGACTTTTAAGGTCAGTATTGAACAGAGTTGAAGACAAAGGCAAAAGGCAACTTAGAGTGTTTGGTAACTACAATGAAAAGAGGCACAAGCTTTGAATCAGACATCTGAGTTTGAATCTCAGATATTATTAGCTGTAGAAAGTTAGATTGCTTTGTGCTCAGCTATTGAGTGAGACTAGAGACTAATTAAGAGCTTTACTGAGGGCTGTTGAGGTTTAAATGAAAATGAGCCTATAATGTTCCTAGCACAGTTTGTGTGCATATTTTAAGATCCTATAAATGGTAGGACCATATTTTAAGATCAACAAAAACGTAAGACTGAGCACATGATCAGATCCAGTAATTTCCACTCTGACACTTGGAGAAGAAAGGGGATGAGCATATCACCGTCCTTCACCAGCAGAGATGTCCCTCTGCTGTGATGAAACAGGAGCTGTCagggtttaaaaaaagaacactgtCAGGGGGAAGGCACCACATCTTGGCAAGAAATGCTTAACATAGTTTCCATCATCACCAAACTCTCTTCTCACCCCACACCCAGCTTCTATTTAAATCCGAAGAACTCTGCTTATCCACACTCATTTTAGCCGGTGCCCAGGCTACCAGCAGAGAAGGATAGCATGGCTCCGGGAGCAAAGGAAAGAGAGGAGGGGCCAGCCAAGCGTGCCCTCCGGAAGGTACGCACAGCCACCCTGGTCATCACCTTGGCCCGAGGTTGGCAGCAGTGGGCAAATGAGAACAGCACCAGGCAGGCCCAGGAGCCCATGGGCTGGATGCCAGGAGGGATTCAGGACCCACCCCAAGCTCCTAAACCTGTGATACACCCCAAGCCCCACCAGAAATCTCAGAGTGCCCCAAAGTCTCCCTCCCAAAAGCCAGAGGGACATGGAGATGGACAAAGCTCAGAGGGAGCCACTGAGGTCTCTCATATCAAAAGGAAAGAGGTGACCAAAACAATTGTCAGCAAGGCTTGTGAGAGAGGAAGCGACGTGAGCCACCTCAGCCGCAGATACGAGGATGGCGGCTCACCTGAACGCGGTCAGCCCGAGAATGACATTGACCGGCTCCTGTACAGCCACAGCTCACCGACGCGGAGGAGGAAATGTGCCAACATGGTGTCTGAGCTGACCAAAGGCTGGAAGGAGATGGAACAGGATGAGCCCAAGTGGAGGAGTGACAGCATAGACACAGAAGACAGCGGCTATGGAGGGGAGACGGAGGAGAGGCCTGAGCAGGACGGAGAGCAGGTGGTCGCTGCCAGAATCAGACGCCCCTTGCCCTCCCAGTAAGTGAATGCGTCCTTCAGTTTCTTGTTCTGCTACTGAGCCCCATCCACCTGTGTGAGCAGGGAAGTGCTATCGAAGTTTAGAGCAAGAATCTCAAAAGTTGGGCAGGCAGCGAGGTCCTGTGGGGAAGGCATGTCCCTGGGCCATAAGGGCAGTGCCAATCTCGGAcatgtgctgttttgtttctcatttctgtttgaaCTGAACATTCAGGTTTTAGCCTCAGCAGAAATGAAGCCACCAGAGAAAAGTGTCTGCTTTGGGAACATTTTTACAATCAATTCTATAAAGAGTAACAGATTGGTTTATTTCTCTGCAAAGTGCTTGCTGGTAGACTGACTGGGGAAACCTTTCCCTTGTCTCAAATGAGGGGACATAATATCATCAGGAGGGACATCTATCCAAACTGGTGACCCTGTAAACAGGTAGGAGGCTACTTCTAACTGGacagcaggctctgaagtcagacagacccaagttcaaattccagctctgccctgactatagttaacagtgtattatatacttgaaaaagAATAGatgttaagtgttctcaccacaaaacaaaaatcctggtTATTTTACTAAGCCTAATTTCTCCTTTGTAAAATTATGGAAACAGTAATCTTTTGGGATAAATTCTGTTGTATTGGTAGAAGTAAATGAGATTAAAGTTGCCAAGCGCAtggcacagtgcctgccacatataaatatatatgaaatacatatgaAACCTATTATTATTCATATAAATTCTATTATTTAGCAATTTTTCAGCCTTTCAGAAAAGTTTGTCCTGttataaacaaaagcagaaacacTATTAAAGTTAGGTAATTAAAATACAACAATCCTAAAACATTTAGAtattaaatacatacacacacagactcaaacTGATAGATTTATTCAAACAAGAAGCACACACTTTATTTCAAGACAGTAACTCCACCTCCACATtacagaaaatcaggaaaactcaTTCCTCAACTGCAAGATATCAATATATGGGAAAAGCCTCTGATCTGATGAATGCTTGTAGACTTACTCCCTCTGTGAATAGTTAATGTATAGGTACGTTTTGCAAGTTTTATGAAACGATCATAAAGAATTACCTAATTTGACAATAAGCTTATAGTTTATGACTTGAAAGGTGTTTTGAAAGAATCAGAACTACCACCATGCAAgttttcaagaaaaatgaaatggcaaatttAGATAATTATACTAGTCCCTCACACATTTAGTGTGTGCTATGGGTATTTTAAACGCTTTGTTATTTTAACTCTCATAATTCTATGAAATAGATATTATCCCATTTTAGGGATGAGAGCACTGAAGTCCAGAGGGGAGTTTATCCAGCAAGGGAGGGACAAAGCTGAGGTGTGCCTGGCTCCATgtgcaatgttttaaaataagacaCGGTGCTCACATGTGGTGCCTTGAGGATGTGTTCAAAGATCTGGATTTGTGCTTTATTTACATTAATATAGGAACGCATTTAGAAATACCTATTCTGccagaacaaatggaactatggTCTACATTCTGGCCttgtggatttgtgtgtgtgtgtgtgagagagtgtgcaCTAGAGATGGAATAACAGAACCCAACAGAATAAAGACTGAGGACGGCACAATGAAGATCTTGTCTGCACATTTTGAATCGGCCAGAGGTAGGAAGATGACAGCTGGGACCAGTCTTCAATGCATGTACTCTGGCTCTTGTCTGATAAGCACTTTGCATATGCTTATTCATTTATCTTCACAGCTTTCTCATAAATTATTCATATTTGATAGATGGGAACATGAGATAAAGAAGTATTAAGGAATttatataagattgtatagctCATGGGATTTCAACCCAGAACTCTGGCTCTAGAGCCCAACCTCTTGACCACTACTCTAAACCGTCTCACCTGGAAGTGGGGACTTGATTCAAGACACTTCTCATAGTTCCTAAACCCAGGCATGTACATGGACATCTTAGTGTGATGGAGAGGTGCGTAAGTGTTGAATGAGAGACAATTAGATTTGAATCATGGTTACTTTGGCAAATCCTGTCTCTTCATCCTCAcctcaaaaataaatacaataatccACAGAGTTATCTTGATACTAAGTATGCAAAGATTGGATCCAGAGGAGCTACTGAACAAGTAGTACCCATTATAATGTAGGATGCCAGTTCTGATGACCGCAATCTTTCTAATTGTAGGAGACTGACTCTCAGGGCTGGGGGGTTGGGGAGAGtgagaatttttaaatctcttctctCCACCTTAGGTTCCTTTCCCTCAGTCTTAGAGTCCATAGGGTACCAGAATGTTCTATGTAACAGCAGCAGCTCTTAATGTCAGCAATAATCCTAGCTGGGCTCAAGCTTCAGCAGAAACCTAATGGGACTTTTTGCCTGATGGAATTCTCAAATGCTGCTTGAGAAATGGATGTGGCATTATTGAGCAAGCCTATATAAAAGGAGGTTTTATTCACCTATTTTAAACTCTAAATACCATTCTTTCCCTGTATCCACCAATAGGGAGAAAATTGTGTATCATGATTGTTTAAGTGGAAAAAGAGAATTTTCTTTGTGGCTAAGATGTTCCATGGGAACAGAAACAAATCAGGTTTGGTAAAAAGTAGAGGTATTTGTTACCAATAGAGTTTTGCTGATTGAGGTTTTACCATTgtgaaaatgttttctattttatgcTTGACTTAGAAAATATTTAGTCTTTTGATTGTATAGCTATATCACTTGTTCCATCCAGTTCCTTTAGACAAAGGAAATCACACCCTCTTCCATACAGCGATGGTGTAATGTTACAGTGCCAATCACTCATCCATCCTCTCCTCCAAGTGCTATTCAACAAAAAAGATAATAGTTGAGCATGAGGATGCCATTCTATAGATAAGGGAACTGAAGCATAGAGACGTTAAGAAATGTACCCAAGTCATAGAGTTAGTAAGCGAAGAAGCTGGGAAGGCTGACGCCAGAGCTTGTACCACTACGCTGCTCTGATCCTCTCAGTAGAGAATACGCTCAAGGAATAAAATGGAGATCGAAGTGTTTCCATTAATGGAGTGCTTCATTAATGGAATCCCAGTAACACCCAAAATACAGGGTTTTGGTACAACTGTACTGAAGGACTTTGCTAGAAACAGACAAAAGTATGGCTTTCTATGATTTGCCTCCAATTCTAGAGCTTACAACTCTTTCCATGGTAACAGCAGTAACCAGTCTGCCAGGAGAATCCCAGGCCTGGATCTCGAACCTGGCTGATAACAGAACAGGGAGCATAATTGTTGATTAGAGATGTTTACCCTGCCTTTTGAATGCAGTCACCTGCTTCTTATAAACGTGACCCTGTGGATGTCATGCTCCCATTAATCAAACTAGCTAATTCTTCCTGTGGAGAAGAGCAAGCAAACCAATGCCCAGAGGAGCGAATTCTCCCCAGTACTCCCCTGAGAAGTTGAAAGGATGGCAGCTCTTTGCTTTACTGACAGAGAAATGTTCCTAGTCTATGAGGAGAAATGCTCCCTCTAAGGGAGAGTCTATGGGGTAGGAGAGTGATGAGAGcaatcttcattttcttcatacaAATACAGACTTAGCCCAGGAGAGGGCGCTCGCAAGGCCCATGACATTGTGAAGCTGGTGGTCCAGGTGAAGACCATATACCAGAAAGAATGCTACCAGGCCTAAAGGACTTGGTCAGGTTTAAAATATACCTTTTAGGACTTTTATTTCTTGTgggtctttttcatttttaataatttatccaTGTAATTATCAATCCAAAATGACGAAATGATACAAGTGGTTCCCATGTTCTTCTCATATTGCTGAAGAGCCCATTCACGTTAGAAAGCAGCACTCATACTGATGTCACTTTTAAAGTTGACATATAAGAAAGAAATTTCAGAATTTACTTTGGTGAATGAACCTAGACTTTCGAAGACAGAATGCTTATAATGTATAGTAGAATCAAATACCTTGCACACAATAGGACAGgggaaatatttgttgactggcGGTAAGAACATTTGCTTATTTGTAATGAAGAAATTAAGAAGGTGAGTCTACATTAAATATTGCTATGCTAAAATACAGGTGTAATTCCTgtttttgtatattgctttgctttcTATGAATTTGCACTAGATTGTCTTTTTAAACCTCAATCTAAACTATCATTCACATTTTTACTTGAATAAAAAGCACAGGCTAAGCTGGCATATTGATTCTTGTATTCACTGATCAACAAGATACTCGGGGTATACAACTTTTTAATCCTGACTTAAACCTGATACTTTCAGACTTTTTTAACATTGGAAATACAATACAGAATGTTTATAAGAGAGGAAATTAAGTACTCATTAGAGTATATTTCCTcctagtactttttaaaataacactatCATCTAGTTCTTGCTTGTAGAACTAATTCCTTTGCTTTCCTTTCTGCTGTTACTGGGAATTATAATTTGATAGTAAACAAATGGACATTAAGATTTAGAAGGTGCATTTTTACAAGATAAATGTTTCTCTTCTTCATTGATTTACTACCTTACTACCCTTAAACCTTATCTCAAATGACAGAGTTTCAATACTCAGAAACTGCAAGTtcctaattaaaattataaaagaaagataCACCAAAGAATCAGAGACCCATATAACATACAGTTTAAACAAATTACCTCTGGATGTTCATTTGAGTATCttcctattttttgttttctttaaattataaaatatatcaacaaaagaatttaaaaaaatgaaaagaatcaaCCATTATCTGGATACCAACTTCACTGTTTGCAATTACACATATGCTCTCGATTTCTTCATTCTGGTGCATACACATTTTACATAGTTAGAATTATACCATAAACTCACATTTTTATTACTCTATTTTCATAAATGCTTTTTGTGGTtattcactgttttatttttattactgaatatcCAGTAAGTACCTAAAACAGTGTCAGACCACAATGGGTGTCATAAATACTTTAGCAAAGGATGGAGGGAATGTCACAGCACACAGAAGCTCCTTAAAGGGAGGATATGCTGTGGTTCCCACTTATCCATGGAGGGTACAAGACCCCCTGTGGATGCCTGCAACCATGGacagtaccaaaccctatatatactatattttttcctatacatacatctGATAAAGTTTACCTTATAGATTAGGCACAATAGATTAACAACTAATAATAGAATAATTAtgacaatatactgtaataaaagttacatgAATATGGTATCTCAAAATACTGTGCTATAGTCACCCTTCTTATCgtatgagatgataaaatggctatgtgatgaagtgaggtgaatgatgtagatAGACATTGTTATCAAGCATTAAGCTATAATTGATCTTCTGATGATGTGTCaagaggaggatcatctgctgcCG is a window of Manis pentadactyla isolate mManPen7 chromosome 3, mManPen7.hap1, whole genome shotgun sequence DNA encoding:
- the ABRA gene encoding actin-binding Rho-activating protein; protein product: MAPGAKEREEGPAKRALRKVRTATLVITLARGWQQWANENSTRQAQEPMGWMPGGIQDPPQAPKPVIHPKPHQKSQSAPKSPSQKPEGHGDGQSSEGATEVSHIKRKEVTKTIVSKACERGSDVSHLSRRYEDGGSPERGQPENDIDRLLYSHSSPTRRRKCANMVSELTKGWKEMEQDEPKWRSDSIDTEDSGYGGETEERPEQDGEQVVAARIRRPLPSQAHRFTEKLSCKAQQKYSQVDNLKGRWQQWADEHMQSQKLNPFSEEFDYELAMCTRLHKGDEGYGRPKEGTKTAERAKRAEEHIYREIMDMCFIIRTMARRRRDGKIQVTFGDLFDRYVRISDKVVGILMRARKHGLVDFEGEMLWQGRDDHVVITLLK